From the genome of Streptomyces sp. NBC_01116, one region includes:
- a CDS encoding NAD-dependent epimerase/dehydratase family protein, translating to MRVLLLGANGFLGRFVADRLLADPAVHLTALGRGDDADVRFDLAGGSPGALTRFLDAVHPGVVVNCAGATRGGARDLTRHNTVAVATVCEALRRSGCGARLVQVGCASEYGPSQPGSSTAEDAVPRPGGPYGVSKLAATELVLGSGLDAVVLRVFSPVGPGTPAGSPLGRLAEAMRRAMQSGDGELKLSGLGVQRDFVDVRDVARAVHAASLSAAQGVVNIGTGRAVRLRDAASVLARVAGYAGALHELDTPPARLPIGAPRTSAESVMEHLSATPSPYPDGCGAWQQADVRTARDRLGWRPRINLEESLADIWMEAACRI from the coding sequence ATGAGGGTGCTGCTGCTCGGAGCCAACGGATTCCTCGGCCGCTTCGTCGCCGACCGTCTGCTGGCCGACCCGGCCGTCCACCTCACGGCGCTCGGCCGCGGCGACGACGCCGACGTCCGGTTCGACCTCGCGGGCGGCAGCCCCGGGGCGCTCACCCGCTTCCTGGACGCCGTCCACCCCGGAGTCGTCGTCAACTGCGCGGGCGCCACGCGCGGCGGGGCCCGCGATCTCACCCGGCACAACACCGTCGCCGTCGCCACCGTCTGCGAGGCGCTGCGCCGCAGCGGCTGCGGGGCGCGGCTCGTCCAGGTCGGCTGTGCCTCGGAGTACGGGCCCTCGCAGCCCGGGTCCTCCACCGCCGAGGACGCGGTCCCGCGCCCCGGCGGCCCGTACGGCGTCAGCAAGCTCGCCGCGACCGAACTGGTCCTCGGCTCCGGCCTCGACGCCGTCGTCCTGCGGGTCTTCTCGCCCGTCGGGCCCGGCACCCCGGCCGGCTCCCCGCTCGGCCGGCTCGCCGAGGCGATGCGCCGGGCCATGCAGTCCGGCGACGGCGAGCTGAAGCTCAGCGGCCTCGGCGTGCAGCGGGACTTCGTCGACGTACGGGACGTGGCGCGGGCCGTCCACGCCGCCTCGCTCTCCGCCGCCCAGGGCGTCGTCAACATCGGCACCGGGCGGGCCGTCCGCCTGCGTGACGCCGCCTCCGTCCTGGCGAGAGTCGCCGGGTACGCGGGCGCGCTCCACGAGTTGGACACGCCCCCCGCGCGCCTGCCCATCGGTGCCCCGCGCACCTCCGCCGAATCCGTCATGGAGCACCTCTCCGCCACCCCGTCGCCCTATCCCGACGGCTGCGGAGCCTGGCAGCAGGCCGACGTCCGCACCGCGCGGGACCGGCTCGGCTGGCGGCCCCGGATCAATCTGGAGGAATCCCTCGCGGACATCTGGATGGAGGCCGCGTGCCGCATTTGA
- the moeZ gene encoding adenylyltransferase/sulfurtransferase MoeZ, which translates to MSLPPLVEPAAELTVDEVRRYSRHLIIPDVGMDGQKRLKNAKVLCVGAGGLGSPALMYLAAAGVGTLGIVEFDEVDESNLQRQIIHSQADIGRSKAESAKDSVLGINPYVNVVLHEERLEAENVMEIFAQYDLIVDGTDNFATRYLVNDAAVLLNKPYVWGSIYRFDGQASVFWSEHGPCYRCLYPEPPPPGMVPSCAEGGVLGVLCASVGSIQVTEAIKLLAGVGDPLVGRLMIYDALEMQYRQVKVRKDPDCAVCGENPTVTELIDYEAFCGVVSEEAQEAALGATITPKQLKEWIDGDEKIEIIDVREKNEYEIVSIPGAKLIPKNEFLMGTALQDLPQDRRIVLHCKTGVRSAEVLAVLKSAGFADAVHVGGGVIGWVNQIEPEKPVY; encoded by the coding sequence GTGTCGCTGCCACCCCTGGTCGAGCCAGCTGCTGAGCTCACCGTCGACGAGGTCCGCAGGTACTCCCGCCACCTGATCATCCCGGATGTCGGGATGGACGGACAGAAGCGCCTGAAGAACGCCAAGGTGCTGTGTGTCGGCGCCGGCGGCCTCGGCTCGCCGGCCCTGATGTACCTGGCCGCGGCCGGTGTCGGCACGCTCGGCATCGTGGAGTTCGACGAGGTCGACGAGTCGAACCTGCAGCGCCAGATCATCCACAGCCAGGCCGACATCGGCCGGTCCAAGGCGGAGTCCGCCAAGGACTCGGTGCTGGGCATCAATCCGTACGTCAACGTGGTCCTTCACGAAGAGCGGCTCGAAGCCGAGAACGTGATGGAGATCTTCGCGCAGTACGACCTGATCGTGGACGGCACGGACAACTTCGCCACCCGCTATCTCGTCAACGACGCCGCGGTGCTGCTGAACAAGCCGTACGTCTGGGGCTCGATCTACCGCTTCGACGGCCAGGCCTCCGTGTTCTGGTCCGAGCACGGGCCCTGCTACCGCTGCCTCTACCCCGAGCCCCCGCCGCCGGGCATGGTCCCCTCCTGCGCCGAGGGCGGCGTGCTGGGCGTGCTCTGCGCGTCCGTCGGCTCCATCCAGGTCACCGAGGCCATCAAGCTGCTCGCCGGGGTCGGCGACCCGCTGGTCGGCCGCCTGATGATCTACGACGCCCTGGAGATGCAGTACCGCCAGGTCAAGGTCCGCAAGGACCCCGACTGCGCGGTCTGCGGCGAGAACCCCACCGTCACCGAGCTCATCGACTACGAGGCCTTCTGCGGCGTCGTGTCCGAGGAGGCGCAGGAGGCGGCGCTCGGCGCGACGATCACTCCCAAGCAGCTCAAGGAGTGGATCGACGGCGACGAGAAGATCGAGATCATCGACGTCCGCGAGAAGAACGAGTACGAGATCGTCTCGATCCCCGGCGCGAAGCTGATCCCGAAGAACGAGTTCCTCATGGGCACCGCCCTCCAGGACCTCCCGCAGGACCGGCGCATCGTCCTGCACTGCAAGACGGGCGTCCGCAGCGCCGAGGTCCTCGCGGTCCTCAAGTCCGCGGGCTTCGCCGACGCGGTGCACGTCGGCGGCGGCGTGATCGGCTGGGTCAACCAGATCGAGCCGGAGAAGCCGGTCTACTAG
- a CDS encoding alpha/beta hydrolase: MRTSPALRAAALAATATVLLPLAACSDDGDGEGGSTPTGASTASPSSTPEDLASQQLDWSPCPPPNSAQGGGESPSPLPGGVVWECSFMDVPLDYAEPDGRTIELALVRGRAKEQKRRIGSLVFNFGGPGASGVATLPAFGTEYDKLRTRYDLVSFDPRGVGRSEGVECADDAQLDAFYQEDSTPDDAAEEKQFVQGQKDFIADCEENSGSELPFVGTTNAARDMDLMRTVLGDDKLHYFGISYGTELGGVYAHLFPDKVGRAVFDAVVDPTKDAEQSSIGQAQGFQLALDNFTKDCAERDECALPGATQQEVEQGIADLLAELEEEPIDGLGDRALTQTLATTGIASALYSKETWPLLEQGLDEAGGGNGGLLLALADSLNGRAEDGRYDNSNAANISINCADNEQRFSLEQTKAALPAFRKASPLFGDYLGWGLMSCTGWPVAGAWKTPDVAAPGSDPILVIGNTGDPATPYAGAKAMVEKLGEGVGVELTYEGEGHGAYNSKDACVQRAVDGYLLNGTVPKSGAVCG, from the coding sequence ATGAGGACTTCCCCCGCTCTGCGTGCCGCCGCCCTCGCCGCCACCGCCACCGTGCTGCTGCCGCTGGCCGCCTGTTCGGACGACGGTGACGGGGAGGGAGGCTCGACCCCCACCGGGGCCTCGACCGCCTCGCCGTCCTCCACCCCCGAGGACCTGGCGTCGCAGCAGCTCGACTGGTCCCCGTGTCCGCCTCCGAACTCGGCCCAGGGCGGGGGCGAGTCACCGTCCCCGCTGCCCGGCGGCGTGGTGTGGGAGTGCTCCTTCATGGACGTGCCCCTCGACTACGCGGAGCCGGACGGCCGCACGATCGAGCTGGCGCTGGTGCGGGGCAGGGCCAAGGAGCAGAAGCGGCGGATCGGCTCGCTGGTGTTCAACTTCGGCGGGCCCGGCGCGTCCGGCGTCGCGACGCTGCCCGCGTTCGGCACCGAGTACGACAAGCTCCGCACCCGGTACGACCTGGTGAGCTTCGACCCGCGCGGGGTCGGTCGCAGCGAGGGCGTCGAGTGCGCGGACGACGCCCAGCTCGACGCCTTCTACCAGGAGGACTCCACCCCGGACGACGCGGCCGAGGAGAAGCAGTTCGTCCAGGGGCAGAAGGACTTCATCGCGGACTGCGAGGAGAACTCCGGCTCCGAACTCCCCTTCGTGGGCACGACGAACGCCGCCCGCGACATGGACCTGATGCGCACGGTGCTGGGCGACGACAAGCTGCACTACTTCGGCATCTCGTACGGCACGGAGCTGGGCGGCGTCTACGCCCACCTCTTCCCGGACAAGGTCGGCCGGGCGGTGTTCGACGCGGTCGTCGACCCCACGAAGGACGCCGAGCAGTCCTCCATCGGCCAGGCCCAGGGCTTCCAGCTGGCCCTGGACAACTTCACGAAGGACTGCGCGGAACGCGACGAATGCGCGCTGCCCGGAGCCACCCAGCAGGAGGTCGAGCAGGGCATCGCCGATCTGCTGGCCGAGCTGGAGGAGGAGCCGATCGACGGGCTCGGCGACCGGGCGCTGACGCAGACGCTCGCCACCACCGGCATCGCGTCCGCGCTCTACTCCAAGGAGACGTGGCCGCTGCTGGAACAGGGACTGGACGAGGCGGGCGGCGGAAACGGCGGGCTGCTCCTCGCGCTGGCCGATTCGCTGAACGGCCGCGCGGAGGACGGGCGGTACGACAACTCCAACGCCGCCAACATCTCCATCAACTGCGCGGACAACGAGCAGCGGTTCTCCCTGGAGCAGACGAAGGCTGCGCTGCCCGCGTTCCGCAAGGCGTCCCCGCTGTTCGGGGACTATCTGGGCTGGGGCCTGATGAGCTGCACCGGCTGGCCGGTGGCGGGCGCCTGGAAGACCCCGGACGTCGCTGCCCCCGGCTCCGACCCGATCCTGGTCATCGGCAACACCGGTGACCCGGCGACCCCGTACGCGGGCGCGAAGGCGATGGTGGAGAAGCTGGGCGAGGGCGTCGGCGTCGAGCTGACCTACGAGGGCGAGGGACACGGGGCGTACAACAGCAAGGACGCGTGTGTGCAACGAGCGGTCGACGGCTATCTGTTGAACGGTACGGTGCCGAAGTCCGGCGCCGTCTGCGGGTGA
- a CDS encoding spherulation-specific family 4 protein, producing the protein MPHLTAFAAARRTAGGEQLGFGVPGYAHPLLAPAEWAELVRPGTPLHWAVLNIADGPGSRPDPHCLEAAGRLRNARERALHGCSPDDAVRASGGRLLGHLDLARGERPFEELIADARSFIDWYRISGFYLARCPTERAGLPAVRRLTGTLHALLAESDSADDGGRLVLGHGTHPYPGYAEAADQLVTFQGPWTDYRWSQVAEWTADYPPERFAHFVHGVPRTHLEEAMRIARWQGAGTIFFTDRTDRTDRTDRTDRTDRTDRTDLDERSGQSDPFAALPRYWDEIVSRIGPGISE; encoded by the coding sequence GTGCCGCATTTGACTGCTTTTGCCGCCGCCCGCCGCACCGCGGGCGGCGAACAGCTCGGCTTCGGCGTCCCCGGCTACGCCCACCCCCTGCTCGCCCCCGCCGAATGGGCCGAGCTGGTCCGCCCCGGCACGCCGCTGCACTGGGCCGTCCTCAACATCGCGGACGGCCCCGGCTCCCGGCCCGACCCGCACTGCCTGGAGGCGGCGGGCAGGCTGCGCAACGCCCGCGAACGGGCCCTGCACGGCTGCTCCCCGGACGACGCCGTCCGGGCCTCCGGCGGCAGGCTGCTCGGCCATCTCGACCTGGCCCGGGGCGAGCGGCCGTTCGAGGAGCTGATCGCGGACGCCCGGTCCTTCATCGACTGGTACCGGATCAGCGGCTTCTACCTCGCCCGGTGTCCCACCGAGCGGGCCGGGCTGCCGGCCGTGCGCCGGCTCACCGGTACGCTCCACGCCCTGCTGGCGGAGAGCGACAGCGCCGACGACGGGGGCCGCCTGGTGCTGGGCCACGGCACTCACCCGTATCCGGGGTACGCGGAGGCGGCGGACCAGCTGGTCACCTTCCAGGGCCCCTGGACCGACTACCGCTGGTCACAGGTGGCCGAGTGGACCGCCGACTATCCGCCGGAGCGGTTCGCCCACTTCGTCCACGGGGTGCCGCGCACCCATCTGGAGGAGGCCATGCGCATCGCCCGCTGGCAGGGCGCCGGGACGATCTTCTTCACCGACCGGACCGACCGGACCGACCGGACCGACCGGACCGACCGGACCGACCGGACCGACCGGACCGACCTGGACGAGCGAAGCGGACAAAGCGACCCATTCGCCGCGCTGCCCAGGTACTGGGACGAAATCGTCTCGCGGATCGGACCGGGTATCTCGGAATGA
- a CDS encoding alpha/beta hydrolase yields the protein MCAHRRAQRAAVRTGAALLAAGLLAGCGLSSSEPEASEPADGRPGDASAAPAPTPTGLQDSPGVPEPPSSLTSQRLDWKRCPAPRGGEAPGSAWRCARVDVPLDYAEPSGETLSVALVRKQARDKGRRLGSLLFNFGGPGGSGVGALPRSADAYAKLNSRYDLVSFDPRGVWASSGVRCRTDKEQEQAHRSVDATPDTAAEEAAFIEDAADFGAGCERRSGAVLPHVGTVAAARDLDLIREVLGDEKLSYFGFSYGTELGGTYAHLFPHRVGRTVLDAVVDPTADGTGHARNQTTGFQRALENYLKDRGQDPEAGSERIARLLARIDRSPLPTDSGRELSESLAITGIVAPLYSESSWPALTAALDEAENNGTGTGLLRLADSYNGRDGQGRYDTQSHSQRAISCADSTSRPTVDEARALLPEFRKLSPVFGPFLAWDTAGWCAQWPVEGENETPETSAPGAGPILVVGTTGDPATPYEGARRMADELGEGVGILLTNKGEGHGAYGGNDCVTSTTDAYFLDGKVPEDGTTCS from the coding sequence ATGTGTGCGCACCGTCGTGCCCAGCGGGCCGCCGTCAGGACAGGAGCGGCTCTCCTCGCGGCCGGACTGCTCGCCGGCTGCGGCCTGTCGAGCTCGGAGCCGGAGGCGAGCGAGCCCGCCGACGGCCGCCCCGGCGACGCCTCCGCCGCGCCCGCGCCCACGCCGACCGGCCTCCAGGACTCCCCCGGGGTGCCGGAGCCGCCCTCCTCCCTCACCTCGCAGCGCCTCGACTGGAAGCGCTGTCCGGCCCCGCGGGGCGGCGAGGCCCCCGGTTCCGCCTGGCGTTGCGCGCGTGTGGACGTACCGCTGGACTACGCGGAGCCGTCGGGCGAGACGCTCTCCGTCGCGCTGGTCCGCAAGCAGGCCCGCGACAAGGGGCGTCGGCTCGGTTCGCTGCTGTTCAACTTCGGCGGGCCCGGCGGATCCGGCGTCGGGGCGCTGCCTCGCTCGGCCGACGCGTACGCGAAGCTCAACTCCCGCTACGACCTGGTGAGTTTCGATCCGCGTGGGGTCTGGGCCAGCTCCGGGGTGCGCTGCCGCACCGACAAGGAGCAGGAGCAGGCCCACCGGAGCGTCGACGCGACTCCGGACACGGCGGCGGAGGAGGCCGCGTTCATCGAGGACGCCGCCGACTTCGGCGCCGGCTGCGAGCGCCGCTCGGGCGCGGTCCTGCCACACGTCGGCACGGTCGCCGCCGCCCGCGACCTGGACCTGATCCGCGAGGTCCTGGGCGACGAGAAGCTGTCCTACTTCGGCTTCTCCTACGGTACGGAGCTGGGCGGTACCTACGCGCACCTCTTCCCGCACCGGGTGGGACGCACCGTGCTGGACGCGGTCGTCGACCCGACGGCCGACGGGACCGGGCACGCCCGGAACCAGACCACGGGCTTCCAGCGCGCCCTGGAGAACTACCTCAAGGACCGCGGCCAGGACCCGGAGGCGGGCTCCGAGCGCATCGCCCGGCTGCTGGCCCGCATCGACCGGAGCCCGCTGCCGACCGACTCGGGCCGCGAGCTGAGCGAGTCGCTCGCCATCACCGGCATCGTCGCCCCGCTCTACTCCGAGTCGAGCTGGCCCGCCCTGACGGCCGCGCTCGACGAGGCGGAGAACAACGGCACGGGCACCGGCCTGCTCCGGCTCGCCGACTCGTACAACGGCCGCGACGGGCAGGGGCGTTACGACACCCAGAGCCACTCCCAGCGGGCGATCTCCTGCGCCGACTCCACGTCCCGTCCCACCGTGGACGAGGCCCGTGCGCTGCTGCCGGAGTTCCGGAAGCTGTCACCGGTCTTCGGCCCGTTCCTGGCCTGGGACACCGCGGGCTGGTGCGCCCAGTGGCCGGTCGAGGGGGAGAACGAGACGCCGGAGACCAGCGCGCCGGGTGCGGGCCCGATCCTGGTCGTCGGGACGACCGGCGACCCGGCGACCCCGTACGAGGGGGCGCGGCGGATGGCGGACGAGCTGGGCGAGGGCGTCGGCATCCTGCTGACCAACAAGGGCGAGGGGCACGGGGCCTACGGCGGCAACGACTGCGTGACCTCGACGACCGACGCCTATTTCCTGGACGGGAAGGTCCCGGAGGACGGCACGACCTGTTCGTAG
- a CDS encoding DUF3492 domain-containing protein translates to MRIGLLTDGGYPYATGESRLWCDRLVRGLPQHEFDLFALSRSAHQEDQGWVRLPPQVSRVRTAPLWTPEDGTLRGSGERGLLARLVTGGEQSYGRRDRRRFTDRLTALATAICTPDEAGTEAGEGPGAQLFAEGLYGLAELARERGGLHLALRSEGTVRILEAVSRARGTGRTVQNATVPDLLAFAAELERALRPLSLDWYDQESLGAVDLCHAASGGAAALPGLLAKRFFGVPLLVTEHGVPLRAHYLSAADSPYGTPVRALLAGFHGRLATEVYRQAAIVTPGNTHVRRWQRRCGADPAQQRTVYPGMAAERFGRVGEDAERLGAAGEDDGAGGPGTLVWVGRIEPSKDLIALLHAFAEVRRAEPGARLRVFGAPADGEEAATYLAHCEALAAQLFPDEATGAHTEGVGPVTFEEIGGPEIPGLAEAYAAGGVIVLSSVVEGFPVSLVEAMFCGRATVSTDVGAVVEVIGGTGLVVPPRNPKALADACVALLRDPERRARLGAAARARALELFTVEQNLAAFRGIYLELISHTPVRREADTVDAHGAPLPFATPPEARLLGHWTRPGPHLRPQPDPDRAAAVPCRAAEPGARLPDRPGGPEPQHTRRPEPEGVCAVAAGPAGDGDA, encoded by the coding sequence GTGCGGATCGGACTGCTCACCGACGGTGGCTATCCGTATGCGACCGGTGAATCCAGACTCTGGTGCGACCGGCTGGTGCGCGGGCTGCCGCAACACGAGTTCGACCTGTTCGCCCTGAGCCGCTCCGCCCACCAGGAGGACCAGGGCTGGGTACGGCTGCCGCCCCAGGTCAGCCGGGTGCGCACCGCGCCGCTGTGGACCCCCGAGGACGGCACCCTGCGCGGCAGCGGCGAACGCGGCCTGCTGGCCCGGCTGGTGACCGGGGGCGAACAGTCCTACGGGCGGCGCGACCGCAGGCGCTTCACCGACCGCCTCACCGCCCTCGCCACCGCGATCTGCACCCCCGACGAGGCCGGTACGGAAGCGGGCGAGGGACCCGGCGCGCAGCTGTTCGCCGAAGGGCTCTACGGCCTCGCCGAGCTGGCCCGCGAACGCGGCGGACTCCATCTCGCCCTGCGCTCCGAGGGCACCGTGCGGATCCTGGAGGCGGTCTCCCGCGCCCGCGGCACCGGTCGCACCGTGCAGAACGCCACCGTCCCCGACCTCCTGGCCTTCGCCGCCGAGCTGGAACGCGCGCTGCGCCCGCTCTCGCTGGACTGGTACGACCAGGAGAGCCTCGGCGCGGTCGACCTCTGCCATGCGGCGTCCGGCGGGGCGGCCGCCCTCCCGGGGCTCCTGGCCAAACGCTTCTTCGGGGTGCCGCTGCTGGTCACCGAGCACGGCGTCCCGCTGCGCGCGCACTACCTGTCCGCCGCCGACTCCCCGTACGGCACCCCGGTGCGCGCCCTCCTCGCCGGATTCCACGGCCGCCTCGCCACCGAGGTCTACCGGCAGGCCGCGATCGTCACCCCCGGCAACACCCACGTCCGCCGCTGGCAGCGGCGCTGCGGAGCGGACCCCGCCCAGCAGCGCACGGTCTACCCGGGCATGGCGGCCGAGCGCTTCGGCCGGGTCGGCGAGGACGCCGAACGCCTCGGCGCGGCCGGCGAGGACGACGGCGCGGGCGGCCCCGGCACCCTGGTCTGGGTCGGCCGGATCGAGCCCTCCAAGGACCTGATCGCCCTCCTCCACGCCTTCGCCGAGGTCCGCCGCGCCGAGCCCGGCGCCCGGCTGCGCGTCTTCGGCGCCCCGGCGGACGGCGAGGAGGCCGCCACCTACCTCGCCCACTGCGAGGCCCTGGCCGCCCAGCTCTTCCCCGACGAGGCCACCGGCGCGCACACCGAGGGCGTCGGCCCGGTCACCTTCGAGGAGATCGGCGGCCCCGAGATCCCCGGCCTCGCCGAGGCCTACGCGGCGGGCGGCGTCATCGTGCTGTCCAGCGTCGTCGAGGGCTTCCCGGTCAGCCTCGTCGAAGCCATGTTCTGCGGCCGGGCCACCGTCTCCACCGACGTGGGCGCGGTCGTCGAAGTCATCGGCGGCACCGGCCTGGTGGTGCCCCCGCGCAATCCCAAGGCGCTCGCCGACGCCTGCGTCGCGCTGCTGCGCGACCCCGAGCGTCGAGCACGACTGGGGGCCGCCGCAAGGGCCCGCGCCCTCGAACTCTTCACCGTCGAACAGAACCTCGCGGCATTTCGCGGCATTTACCTGGAGCTGATCTCGCACACACCGGTGCGCCGCGAGGCCGACACGGTGGACGCCCACGGTGCCCCGCTGCCCTTCGCCACCCCGCCCGAAGCACGCCTCCTCGGCCACTGGACCCGGCCCGGGCCGCACCTGCGGCCGCAGCCGGACCCGGACCGGGCAGCCGCCGTGCCGTGCCGGGCAGCCGAGCCCGGGGCCCGGCTGCCGGACCGGCCCGGCGGGCCCGAGCCGCAGCACACGCGGCGGCCGGAGCCCGAGGGCGTCTGCGCGGTCGCGGCCGGACCGGCGGGAGACGGCGATGCGTGA